AAAAGAATtcatatatgtttttatatatataatctaTGGATATacctttttctttttttttctttttatagCTGTTATTAACTTAAAATATGCTACCTTTACATTATCTGGTATTGTAAATTTTGTTATCAAGGCAGAAAAGGGAATAGGAAATGAAATTATTGTACACACTAGAATACCTTAAAACGGGTGGCACCAATGTAtagttattattttttttactccggaattcattttaaattatttattcctttttattaatatgaata
The window above is part of the Plasmodium reichenowi strain SY57 chromosome Unknown, whole genome shotgun sequence genome. Proteins encoded here:
- a CDS encoding rhoptry neck protein 5, with amino-acid sequence VINLKYATFTLSGIVNFVIKAEKGIGNEIIVHTRIP